The following proteins are co-located in the Pedosphaera parvula Ellin514 genome:
- a CDS encoding type II secretion system protein yields the protein MKPKLPFASPRCEEGFTLIELLVVIAIIAILAGLLLPVLGKGKQKAQGLQCMSSHRQLTLAWRMYSEENNDKLLYASHDWLHPESSAYAWVLGDLDFNPANPSNWDPDVDIKKSPIWPYCGNSTEIWRCPADKSFVTVNGERKSRVRSMSMNLWVGGFAGYDGLLSGGNDLVYGGSNWRIYLRMSDMTDPGPSGTFLLMDMREDSIDWGNFATDMRGWPDAPGQVGLYDLPASYHHRAGGLSFADGHAEIKRWRDNRTMPSLVPNGFVPDQFSSPNNPDVIWLQERATRAK from the coding sequence ATGAAGCCGAAACTTCCATTCGCTTCTCCACGGTGTGAAGAGGGATTCACACTCATTGAGTTGCTGGTCGTCATTGCGATTATTGCCATCCTGGCCGGACTGTTGTTACCGGTGTTGGGTAAAGGCAAGCAAAAGGCTCAAGGATTACAATGCATGTCCAGCCACCGGCAATTAACTTTGGCCTGGAGGATGTATAGTGAGGAGAACAACGACAAGTTGCTCTATGCCAGCCATGATTGGTTGCACCCGGAATCGAGCGCCTATGCCTGGGTGCTGGGAGATCTGGATTTTAATCCAGCCAATCCTTCGAATTGGGATCCTGACGTCGATATCAAGAAAAGTCCGATTTGGCCATATTGCGGAAATTCAACTGAGATATGGAGATGTCCCGCGGACAAATCCTTTGTGACTGTGAATGGAGAACGCAAGTCGCGGGTCAGAAGCATGTCCATGAACCTCTGGGTTGGTGGGTTCGCCGGTTATGACGGTCTTTTATCCGGGGGCAATGATTTGGTTTATGGCGGCAGCAATTGGCGCATTTATCTGCGGATGTCTGACATGACCGATCCTGGACCTTCCGGAACGTTTTTGTTAATGGACATGCGTGAGGACAGCATTGATTGGGGTAACTTCGCCACGGATATGCGAGGATGGCCAGACGCGCCTGGACAGGTTGGTCTTTATGACCTGCCGGCCAGTTACCATCATCGGGCGGGCGGATTGTCCTTCGCTGATGGGCACGCTGAAATCAAGCGATGGCGCGATAACAGAACGATGCCGTCGCTCGTACCCAACGGGTTCGTGCCGGACCAATTTAGTTCGCCAAATAATCCTG